The Shewanella zhangzhouensis genome has a window encoding:
- a CDS encoding LacI family DNA-binding transcriptional regulator produces MATIYDVSFLAGVSLATVSRVVNNTGKVSDKTRQKVHDAMAKLDYRPNTIAQSLASNRSNSVGVLVSQLDGPFYGPMMREVESALRAANKHVIIAAGHSDAAQEKDGVEFLLSRGCDALIVDAEILSNGYLVELCQGKTPVVLINRHVDGIDERCVHLNNLQGGLLASRHVLEKGHKQIAYISGPLFKLDARERLEGHRQALAEQGIAFDENLFYEGDFREEGGYEAMAELLSRGRDFTAVVCANDQMASGAIAQCLERGLRVPEDISFVGFDNIPFPRYISPKLTTVCNPIQDMGRMAAHWVLREVYDQTDVTFCHRFEPELVVRDSVITR; encoded by the coding sequence ATGGCCACTATTTATGATGTTTCCTTTCTGGCAGGCGTGTCACTGGCGACCGTTTCCAGGGTGGTGAACAACACCGGCAAGGTCAGTGACAAGACCCGTCAAAAGGTCCACGATGCCATGGCAAAGCTGGACTATCGCCCCAATACCATCGCCCAATCACTGGCCTCCAACCGCTCAAACAGCGTGGGAGTACTGGTGTCGCAGCTGGATGGTCCCTTCTACGGCCCCATGATGCGGGAGGTGGAATCGGCGCTGCGGGCTGCCAATAAGCACGTTATCATCGCAGCCGGTCACAGCGATGCGGCGCAGGAAAAAGACGGTGTGGAGTTTCTGCTCTCCCGGGGCTGTGACGCCCTGATTGTGGATGCCGAAATCCTCTCCAACGGCTATTTGGTTGAGCTGTGTCAGGGGAAAACCCCGGTGGTACTGATAAACCGGCATGTGGATGGCATCGATGAGCGCTGCGTGCACCTGAATAACCTTCAGGGTGGTCTGCTCGCCAGCCGCCATGTACTGGAAAAGGGCCACAAACAGATAGCCTATATCTCAGGGCCGCTGTTTAAGCTCGATGCCAGAGAACGTCTCGAAGGTCATCGCCAGGCATTGGCCGAGCAAGGCATTGCCTTTGATGAAAACCTCTTTTATGAAGGGGACTTTCGTGAAGAAGGTGGCTATGAGGCCATGGCTGAGTTGCTCTCCCGGGGACGGGACTTTACCGCTGTGGTGTGCGCAAACGATCAGATGGCATCGGGCGCCATCGCCCAGTGTTTGGAGCGGGGTCTGCGGGTGCCGGAAGATATCTCCTTTGTGGGATTCGATAATATCCCCTTCCCCCGTTATATCTCGCCCAAACTGACCACCGTGTGTAACCCCATTCAGGACATGGGACGCATGGCGGCCCATTGGGTACTGCGCGAGGTGTATGACCAAACCGACGTGACTTTTTGCCACCGCTTTGAGCCTGAGTTGGTGGTTCGCGATTCTGTTATCACACGTTAA
- a CDS encoding glycoside-pentoside-hexuronide (GPH):cation symporter, giving the protein MLSVREKIAYGLGDTASNIVFQTVMLFLTFFYTDIFGISAAYVGTMFLAVRIMDAVTDPLMGYLADRTNTRWGRYRPYLLWFAFPFAAISVLAFTTPDLSESGKEWYAFATYALLMLAYTAINIPYCALGAALTTNPAERVSVQSYRFVFAMLGGVMVSALTLPLVDFFGQGDKAKGYQLTILAMSIVGAVMFLLCFIGTKERDFSTDDSSGNFKAAAAALWANDQWRVLSAAAIFLLTGLVLKSTLAIYYVKYFLGREDMISVFVTSGVVGNIFGVALAKKLADKMCKVKAYIRLQLIAAALCMAAWFVPADQYVLALVFYIAWNFTINMGTPLLWAKMADTVDYGQFKTGVRTTGLVYSSVIFFIKLGLAIGGALGGWLLAAYGYRPDVVQTEETRAGILLCFTLYPALASIAVAFVMRHYKLNSQRVAEISVSLQQKHSGT; this is encoded by the coding sequence ATGCTGAGCGTCAGAGAAAAAATTGCTTATGGGCTGGGAGATACTGCCAGCAACATCGTTTTTCAAACCGTCATGCTGTTCCTGACGTTCTTCTACACCGATATCTTTGGTATATCGGCGGCCTATGTGGGCACCATGTTTTTGGCCGTACGCATCATGGATGCGGTCACGGATCCCCTGATGGGCTATCTGGCTGACCGCACCAACACCCGCTGGGGCCGCTACCGCCCGTACTTGCTGTGGTTTGCCTTTCCTTTTGCCGCCATCAGTGTGCTCGCCTTTACCACCCCGGATTTGAGTGAAAGTGGCAAGGAGTGGTATGCCTTTGCGACTTATGCACTCTTGATGCTGGCCTACACGGCTATCAATATTCCTTACTGTGCCCTTGGCGCTGCCTTGACCACCAACCCCGCCGAAAGGGTGTCGGTTCAATCTTATCGCTTCGTATTTGCCATGCTCGGCGGCGTGATGGTCAGTGCCCTTACCCTGCCCCTGGTGGATTTTTTTGGTCAGGGCGATAAAGCCAAAGGTTATCAGCTCACCATACTGGCGATGAGTATTGTCGGTGCTGTGATGTTTTTACTGTGCTTTATCGGTACCAAAGAGCGCGATTTCAGCACAGATGACAGCAGCGGCAACTTCAAGGCGGCCGCTGCCGCCCTGTGGGCCAATGACCAATGGCGGGTATTGTCGGCGGCAGCCATCTTTTTGCTGACCGGATTGGTGCTTAAATCCACCCTTGCCATCTACTACGTCAAATACTTCCTCGGGCGTGAAGACATGATAAGTGTGTTTGTCACCAGCGGTGTGGTTGGCAATATCTTTGGGGTAGCACTCGCCAAGAAACTCGCCGATAAAATGTGCAAGGTGAAAGCCTATATCCGGCTGCAACTGATTGCCGCCGCGCTCTGTATGGCAGCCTGGTTTGTACCGGCCGACCAGTACGTGCTGGCGCTGGTGTTTTACATCGCCTGGAACTTTACCATTAACATGGGCACCCCACTCCTGTGGGCGAAAATGGCCGATACCGTGGACTACGGCCAGTTTAAAACCGGCGTTCGCACCACAGGATTGGTCTACTCGTCGGTGATTTTCTTTATCAAGCTTGGGCTTGCCATTGGTGGCGCCCTGGGCGGCTGGTTGCTTGCCGCTTACGGCTATCGCCCCGATGTCGTGCAAACCGAAGAAACCCGGGCGGGCATTTTATTGTGCTTTACCCTCTACCCTGCTCTGGCATCAATCGCAGTTGCCTTTGTGATGCGACACTATAAACTGAACAGCCAACGCGTTGCCGAGATCAGTGTATCTTTGCAACAAAAGCATTCAGGCACATAG
- a CDS encoding GH1 family beta-glucosidase, with protein sequence MTTLSHFTLPGDSAMMQKDFLFGVATASFQIEGDAEHRQRCIWDTFCDTPGKIADGSDGQVACDHVKLWRDDVNLIASLGVDAYRLSISWGRVLHPDGSVNQHGMDFYINLLDELGRLGIKVFVTLYHWDLPQHLEDKGGWLNRDTAVAFAKYAAIVAKALGNRVYAYSTLNEPFCSAFLGYEAGIHAPGHKSRQQGRTAAHNLLLAHGMAMAELRREAPQAKAGIVLNFSPAYPYTSSTEDANAARLAHEYHNTWYLMPLIQGRYPDIINQLEPHERPVVAPGDMDIISTPIDYLGINYYTRNVYRAGGPLGFEEVRLDNVPRTAMDWEICPQAFTDLLTGLAQEFNLPPIYITENGAAEDDAPLNGTVHDPMRLDYLQSHLLAVHQAIERGVDIKGYFAWSLMDNFEWAEGYRKRFGLVYVDYGTQQRILKSSAKAYQGMLAIRQEASQQ encoded by the coding sequence ATGACAACACTCTCGCATTTCACCCTGCCGGGTGATTCAGCAATGATGCAAAAAGATTTTTTATTTGGCGTTGCCACCGCCTCGTTTCAAATTGAAGGCGACGCCGAACATCGTCAGCGCTGTATCTGGGACACCTTTTGCGACACCCCGGGCAAAATCGCCGATGGCTCGGATGGCCAGGTTGCCTGCGATCATGTCAAGCTCTGGCGTGATGATGTGAACCTGATTGCCTCCCTTGGGGTGGATGCCTACCGCCTGTCCATCAGTTGGGGAAGGGTGTTACATCCGGATGGCAGTGTGAACCAGCACGGCATGGACTTTTACATTAATCTCCTCGATGAGCTCGGCCGCCTGGGCATTAAAGTGTTCGTTACCCTCTACCACTGGGACTTACCTCAACATCTTGAGGATAAAGGTGGCTGGCTGAATCGGGACACCGCCGTGGCCTTTGCCAAGTATGCTGCCATTGTGGCCAAAGCCCTTGGCAATAGGGTGTATGCCTATTCAACCCTGAATGAGCCATTTTGCAGCGCTTTTCTGGGCTATGAGGCAGGTATTCACGCCCCCGGCCACAAGAGCCGTCAGCAGGGCCGCACTGCCGCCCACAATCTGCTGCTGGCCCACGGTATGGCAATGGCTGAGCTTCGCCGGGAAGCACCACAGGCCAAAGCGGGCATAGTGCTTAATTTCAGCCCAGCCTACCCATATACCTCCAGTACCGAAGATGCCAACGCCGCCAGGCTGGCCCATGAATATCACAACACCTGGTATTTGATGCCACTGATTCAGGGCCGCTATCCGGACATCATCAACCAGCTGGAGCCCCATGAGCGCCCGGTTGTGGCGCCCGGTGACATGGATATCATCAGTACACCAATCGACTACCTGGGTATCAACTACTATACCCGTAACGTCTACCGCGCAGGCGGCCCGCTCGGCTTTGAAGAAGTGCGCCTCGATAATGTGCCCCGTACTGCCATGGATTGGGAGATTTGTCCCCAGGCCTTTACCGACTTGCTGACAGGTCTGGCGCAGGAATTTAACCTGCCGCCCATTTACATCACCGAAAATGGCGCCGCCGAAGACGATGCGCCCCTTAACGGCACAGTGCACGACCCCATGCGACTGGACTATTTGCAGTCTCATCTGCTTGCCGTTCATCAGGCTATCGAACGGGGGGTGGATATCAAAGGCTACTTCGCCTGGAGCCTGATGGATAACTTTGAGTGGGCGGAAGGCTACCGCAAGCGCTTTGGCCTGGTTTATGTAGACTATGGGACCCAGCAGCGCATACTCAAATCCAGCGCCAAAGCCTATCAGGGAATGCTTGCCATACGCCAAGAGGCCAGCCAACAATAA
- a CDS encoding sugar MFS transporter, producing the protein MATVPIANTNQANAAGAENYRFALGSLTTLFFMWGFITCLNDILIPHLKAVFSLNYAQAMLIQFCFFGAYFLVSVPAGALVKRLGYQKGIVVGLLTAALGCGLFYPAAVSATYGVFLGALFVLASGITVLQVAANPYVTALGPVQTASSRLTLTQAFNSLGTTIAPAFGSVLILSVAVGASAEAEADAVKLPYLLLCGMLIVLAVVFALLKLPHIHDQEDEVTSSGHSALSHRHLVLGAIGIFVYVGGEVAIGSFLVNFLGESHVAGMAEADAAHYIAFYWGGAMLGRFIGAAVMQKVDAGKVLGFNATMAALLVLVAMNSSGALAMWAILAVGLFNSIMFPTIFSLALKNLGPATAQGSGILCLAIVGGALVPLLQGLLADSVGLSASFILPVLCYGYILFYGLKGSVPREAGQ; encoded by the coding sequence ATGGCAACTGTACCTATTGCCAACACCAATCAGGCAAACGCGGCCGGCGCAGAGAACTATCGTTTTGCGCTCGGATCACTCACCACATTGTTTTTTATGTGGGGCTTTATCACCTGTCTTAACGACATCCTTATTCCGCATTTGAAAGCGGTATTCAGCCTGAACTATGCCCAGGCGATGTTGATCCAGTTTTGCTTCTTCGGCGCCTATTTTCTGGTGTCGGTGCCGGCCGGAGCCCTGGTAAAACGCCTCGGTTATCAAAAGGGCATAGTAGTTGGCTTGTTAACCGCGGCGCTGGGCTGCGGTCTGTTTTATCCGGCGGCGGTATCGGCCACTTACGGCGTATTCCTGGGGGCGCTGTTTGTGCTTGCCAGCGGTATTACCGTGCTGCAGGTGGCGGCCAATCCCTATGTTACGGCGCTGGGACCGGTGCAAACTGCTTCGAGTCGTTTGACCTTGACCCAGGCCTTTAACTCCCTTGGCACCACCATAGCCCCGGCCTTTGGCTCTGTGCTTATCCTGTCGGTTGCCGTTGGCGCCTCTGCCGAGGCAGAAGCCGATGCGGTCAAGCTGCCTTATCTTTTGCTGTGCGGCATGCTGATAGTGCTGGCAGTGGTGTTTGCACTGCTGAAACTGCCCCATATTCATGACCAGGAAGATGAAGTCACAAGCAGCGGTCACAGTGCCCTGAGCCATCGCCATCTGGTGCTCGGCGCCATCGGGATATTCGTTTACGTGGGCGGTGAAGTGGCCATTGGCAGCTTTTTGGTGAACTTTTTGGGTGAATCCCATGTGGCGGGCATGGCCGAGGCCGATGCGGCCCATTACATCGCCTTTTACTGGGGCGGCGCCATGTTAGGGCGCTTTATCGGTGCGGCCGTGATGCAAAAAGTGGATGCCGGCAAGGTGCTGGGCTTCAATGCCACTATGGCGGCGCTCTTGGTGCTGGTTGCCATGAACAGCAGCGGCGCCCTTGCCATGTGGGCGATTCTGGCAGTGGGGCTGTTTAACTCCATCATGTTCCCGACCATCTTCAGTCTGGCACTGAAAAATCTGGGTCCGGCGACCGCTCAGGGTTCCGGCATTCTGTGTCTGGCGATTGTAGGCGGCGCTTTGGTGCCTTTGCTGCAGGGGCTTCTGGCGGATTCTGTTGGCCTGTCAGCCTCCTTTATCCTGCCGGTGCTGTGCTACGGCTACATCCTTTTCTATGGTCTGAAGGGCTCTGTACCCAGGGAGGCGGGTCAATGA
- a CDS encoding glycoside hydrolase family 3 protein — protein sequence MKFALSKTTVALACVLGGVMSGKVSAAEPTSLTERDVNRWPKAVYQAPKQADVEAEVNKLLAAMTLEQKVAQIIQPEIRDFGVEDMRRYGFGSFLNGGGSFPGNNNRAKAADWVALADQMYHAAMDDSIDGIAIPPMWGTDAVHGHGNVFGATLFPHNIGLGATQNPQLIKAIAAATAKEVRATGIDWVFAPTVALVDNLRWGRTYEGYARDPELIERYAEAFVDGMQGEGKSWLGEDYTLATAKHFIGDGGTENGDDRGDTRVDENTLIARHGQGYVGALGHGVQTVMASFNSWNGEKLHGSKYLLTDVLKERMGFDGIVVGDWLGHGFVPGCSYERCAEAVNAGVDILMAPGDSWKALYANTIEDVKSGVLPLSRLDDAVKRVLRVKLRAGLFDNKAPSANPYAGKQEWIGHPEHRAIARQAVAESLVLLKNNRPANGVRPVLPIAANARVLVVGEGADSIPQQSGGWSMTWQGTEVTNADFPGATSIFAGIKAALNAAGGDALLSSDGSIPVGFKPDVVIAVYGEQPYAEGNGDLDNLEYQRADKRSLAMLNALKETGLPLVSVVLSGRPLWMNPEINVSDAFVAAWLPGSEGAGVADVLIGDKNAKPRTDFKGRMPFPWPATPAADGFVSDAGSAGQIQPKPLLSLWQGFDYQTHGTLARLSEDNGSSEADNRLAIFDKAIKAPWHLAVGDDKGLHRVGAGLWQQGPWAVRSVNRIVQEDARRFEFGAAGTLSFRDDFTLDLRRFAPDSSMLSFDIALAALPGKLQLSMVCEGGCRQAVDLSGQLKTDGQWQRVEVPLSCFGVTADELARTFSPMTLSLPQGGTLTLANISLEGIVQQDEPAKALECGLPLVSDK from the coding sequence ATGAAGTTTGCATTATCCAAAACCACGGTAGCCCTTGCCTGTGTTCTTGGCGGCGTCATGTCAGGCAAGGTGAGCGCAGCAGAGCCGACGTCACTGACCGAGCGGGACGTTAATCGCTGGCCAAAGGCCGTGTATCAGGCCCCAAAACAGGCGGATGTAGAGGCAGAGGTCAATAAGTTGCTGGCTGCAATGACACTGGAGCAAAAAGTAGCGCAAATTATCCAGCCGGAAATTCGCGACTTTGGCGTCGAGGACATGCGCCGCTATGGCTTTGGCTCCTTTCTCAATGGTGGCGGCTCATTCCCCGGTAATAACAACAGGGCAAAGGCCGCCGACTGGGTGGCGCTGGCCGACCAGATGTACCATGCTGCCATGGATGACAGTATCGATGGCATCGCCATCCCGCCCATGTGGGGCACAGATGCTGTTCACGGTCATGGCAATGTGTTTGGCGCCACCTTATTCCCCCACAACATTGGCCTGGGTGCAACGCAAAACCCCCAGCTGATTAAGGCCATCGCCGCGGCCACGGCCAAAGAAGTGCGCGCAACCGGTATTGATTGGGTGTTCGCGCCCACCGTGGCCCTGGTGGATAACCTGCGTTGGGGTCGCACTTATGAAGGTTACGCCCGGGATCCAGAGCTGATTGAACGCTACGCGGAAGCCTTTGTGGATGGCATGCAGGGCGAGGGTAAAAGCTGGCTTGGCGAAGATTACACCCTGGCCACCGCCAAACACTTTATCGGCGATGGCGGCACTGAGAATGGTGACGATCGCGGTGATACCAGGGTAGATGAAAACACCCTGATTGCCCGTCATGGTCAGGGCTACGTGGGTGCGCTGGGTCATGGGGTGCAAACCGTGATGGCCTCCTTTAACAGCTGGAACGGCGAAAAGCTCCACGGCAGTAAATACCTGCTTACCGATGTGCTTAAAGAGCGCATGGGATTTGATGGGATAGTGGTTGGCGATTGGCTGGGTCATGGCTTTGTGCCGGGCTGCAGTTACGAGCGCTGTGCTGAAGCCGTGAATGCCGGTGTGGACATACTGATGGCGCCGGGGGACAGCTGGAAAGCGCTCTATGCCAATACCATCGAGGATGTGAAATCCGGGGTCTTGCCGCTTTCCCGTCTTGATGATGCGGTGAAGCGCGTGTTGCGGGTAAAACTGCGCGCTGGTCTGTTTGACAACAAAGCGCCGTCAGCTAACCCCTATGCCGGTAAACAGGAATGGATAGGGCATCCAGAGCACCGTGCCATTGCCCGTCAGGCCGTTGCCGAGTCCCTGGTGCTGCTGAAAAACAATCGCCCAGCCAATGGGGTGCGCCCTGTGCTGCCCATTGCTGCCAATGCCAGAGTATTGGTGGTGGGCGAGGGCGCTGACAGTATTCCCCAGCAGTCAGGTGGCTGGAGCATGACCTGGCAGGGAACTGAAGTGACCAACGCCGATTTCCCCGGCGCCACCAGCATTTTTGCCGGTATCAAGGCGGCGCTGAACGCCGCTGGCGGTGATGCCCTCCTGAGTTCAGATGGCAGTATCCCCGTGGGATTTAAGCCCGATGTGGTCATCGCCGTTTATGGTGAGCAACCCTACGCCGAAGGCAACGGCGATTTGGATAACCTCGAGTATCAGCGCGCTGACAAGCGTTCATTGGCCATGCTTAATGCTCTGAAGGAAACAGGATTACCTCTGGTGTCCGTGGTCTTGTCCGGCAGACCGCTGTGGATGAACCCTGAAATCAACGTATCCGATGCCTTTGTGGCCGCCTGGCTGCCCGGCAGCGAAGGTGCGGGTGTGGCAGATGTACTGATTGGCGATAAAAACGCAAAGCCGCGAACCGACTTCAAGGGGCGCATGCCCTTCCCATGGCCCGCCACCCCGGCCGCCGATGGCTTCGTGTCTGACGCCGGTAGTGCAGGGCAAATTCAGCCCAAGCCCCTGCTCAGCCTCTGGCAGGGTTTTGATTATCAGACTCATGGGACACTTGCCAGACTCAGCGAGGACAACGGCAGCTCTGAGGCGGATAACCGACTGGCGATTTTCGATAAAGCCATCAAGGCGCCCTGGCATTTGGCCGTGGGGGACGATAAGGGGCTACATCGCGTCGGCGCCGGTCTTTGGCAGCAGGGCCCCTGGGCCGTGCGCAGTGTGAATCGCATTGTGCAGGAAGATGCCCGCCGGTTTGAGTTCGGCGCCGCCGGTACCCTCAGTTTCCGTGATGATTTCACCCTGGATTTGCGCCGCTTTGCGCCCGACTCATCGATGCTTTCCTTCGATATTGCTTTGGCTGCCTTGCCCGGCAAATTGCAGCTGTCGATGGTTTGTGAAGGTGGCTGTCGTCAGGCCGTGGACTTGTCCGGGCAGTTAAAAACCGATGGCCAGTGGCAGCGAGTGGAAGTACCTCTGTCATGTTTCGGGGTAACGGCCGACGAGCTGGCACGCACTTTCAGCCCCATGACCCTCTCGCTTCCCCAGGGCGGTACCCTGACGTTGGCGAATATCAGCCTCGAAGGGATTGTCCAACAGGATGAGCCTGCCAAGGCGCTGGAATGTGGACTGCCGCTGGTCAGCGACAAATGA
- the mak gene encoding fructokinase: MYRSGIDLGGTKIELVTLNGKGEEVFRKRVPTPKDYRATLEAVAGLVHDSEMETGQVSSVGIGIPGVVSAVTGRVKNSNAVWLNGQPMDKDLGAMLGREVRIANDANCFAVSESVDGGGAGKTLVFGAILGTGCGAGIAINHKVHGGGNGIGGEWGHNPLPWMTADEFNSTRCFCGNADCIETFVSGTGFVRDFRAHGGEAASGIEIVALMGKGDPLAEAAFGRFIDRLARALAHVINLLDPDVIVLGGGVSNIDEIYEYLPALLPKYVLGGECATKVVKNHHGASSGVRGAAWLWAPGEQAALPGLLERK, encoded by the coding sequence ATGTATCGCTCTGGGATTGATTTGGGCGGCACCAAGATTGAATTGGTGACCTTGAATGGGAAGGGGGAGGAGGTATTTCGCAAGCGTGTACCTACGCCCAAGGACTACCGAGCGACCCTTGAAGCGGTTGCTGGCTTGGTGCATGACTCTGAAATGGAAACCGGACAGGTCTCCAGTGTGGGGATTGGCATTCCCGGTGTGGTGTCTGCAGTTACCGGCAGGGTAAAGAACTCCAATGCCGTATGGCTGAACGGACAGCCGATGGATAAGGACCTCGGTGCCATGCTGGGCCGGGAAGTGCGTATTGCCAACGACGCCAATTGCTTTGCGGTGTCGGAGTCAGTGGACGGTGGCGGCGCCGGTAAAACGTTGGTATTTGGTGCCATTCTTGGCACCGGCTGCGGCGCAGGTATTGCGATTAATCACAAGGTACATGGTGGTGGTAACGGCATTGGCGGTGAATGGGGTCATAATCCGCTGCCGTGGATGACGGCAGATGAGTTCAACTCCACCCGCTGTTTCTGCGGCAATGCCGATTGCATCGAGACCTTTGTTTCCGGCACAGGCTTTGTGCGTGATTTTCGCGCCCACGGGGGAGAGGCCGCAAGCGGCATTGAAATCGTGGCGCTGATGGGCAAGGGCGACCCCCTCGCCGAAGCGGCGTTCGGCCGCTTTATCGACCGTCTGGCACGGGCGCTGGCCCACGTTATCAACCTGCTTGACCCGGACGTGATTGTCCTTGGCGGCGGCGTGTCCAATATCGATGAGATTTACGAGTATCTGCCAGCCCTGCTGCCCAAGTACGTGCTGGGCGGCGAGTGTGCCACCAAAGTGGTCAAAAATCATCACGGTGCCTCCTCAGGGGTACGCGGTGCGGCCTGGTTGTGGGCACCCGGTGAACAGGCGGCCTTGCCGGGCTTGCTGGAACGCAAATAA
- a CDS encoding DMT family transporter translates to MLLLAAAIWGFGFVAQRLGMESLEPFAFNGLRFIIGAISLLPLIWFLKARGRVKGSGETGFWRRALVGSLGCGGILFIAASFQQVGLLHTTAANAGFITGLYIVLVPVLGIMLKHSTGLNTWLGCAIAVVGLYFLSVGDDFTISFGDALQLVGALFWAMHILAVDHYATRIAPVVLACGQFLVCALASFVVSLMMETTTLEGVQAAWGSLAYAGLISVGVAYTLQVLAQKHAHPAHAAIILSLETVFAAIGGMLFLDETLGARALFGCGLMLFGMLVSQIPLRYLVKSRHQKVP, encoded by the coding sequence ATGTTATTGTTGGCGGCGGCCATTTGGGGCTTTGGCTTTGTGGCGCAGCGACTGGGAATGGAAAGCCTTGAGCCTTTTGCATTCAATGGGTTGCGTTTTATTATCGGTGCGATAAGTCTGTTGCCGCTGATTTGGTTTTTAAAGGCACGAGGCCGGGTAAAGGGCTCGGGGGAGACTGGTTTTTGGCGCCGGGCACTGGTGGGCTCCCTTGGCTGTGGTGGCATTTTATTTATCGCGGCATCATTTCAGCAGGTGGGGCTGCTGCACACCACCGCAGCCAACGCCGGATTTATCACCGGCCTATATATAGTGCTGGTGCCTGTGCTGGGGATCATGCTTAAGCACAGCACGGGACTCAATACCTGGCTTGGCTGCGCCATTGCTGTGGTGGGGTTGTATTTTTTAAGCGTGGGTGATGACTTTACCATCTCCTTTGGTGATGCCCTGCAGCTTGTTGGCGCACTCTTTTGGGCAATGCATATATTGGCAGTGGATCACTACGCCACCCGCATAGCGCCTGTGGTGCTGGCCTGTGGCCAATTCCTGGTGTGTGCGCTGGCGAGCTTTGTGGTGTCCTTAATGATGGAAACCACCACGCTGGAAGGTGTGCAGGCGGCCTGGGGCTCTCTGGCATACGCAGGCCTTATCTCTGTAGGCGTGGCGTACACCCTGCAGGTGCTGGCGCAGAAACACGCCCATCCTGCCCACGCGGCAATTATTTTGAGCCTCGAAACCGTGTTTGCGGCCATCGGCGGGATGCTGTTTCTCGATGAAACCCTGGGAGCGCGAGCACTGTTTGGCTGCGGGCTGATGCTCTTTGGAATGCTGGTCAGCCAGATACCCTTAAGGTATCTGGTTAAATCAAGGCACCAAAAGGTGCCCTAG
- a CDS encoding glycine cleavage system protein R yields the protein MLRYLITLQAPDRTGLVEQIAHAVSRHGGNWLDSELRHIDGIFAAIIMLEIPSDNWDPLIENLECIDGLTLTHASTRAGKPPAFKRSYSLVAYDRPGLVLDISNKINALGINIEQFSSQFESASHTGVALFRATFVLGMDDIAKQELLTESLYRIGDDVVLDPVSN from the coding sequence ATGCTGAGATACCTCATCACACTGCAGGCCCCGGACAGAACCGGATTGGTTGAGCAGATTGCCCATGCCGTGAGCCGCCATGGCGGCAACTGGCTGGATTCAGAGCTGCGCCATATCGACGGTATTTTTGCCGCCATCATAATGCTGGAGATCCCGTCCGATAATTGGGACCCGCTGATAGAAAATCTCGAATGCATCGATGGCCTGACCCTGACCCACGCCAGTACCCGGGCGGGCAAACCACCAGCCTTTAAACGAAGCTACAGCCTAGTGGCCTACGACAGACCCGGACTGGTGCTGGATATTTCAAATAAAATCAATGCCCTTGGTATTAATATCGAGCAGTTTTCCAGTCAATTTGAGAGTGCCAGCCACACGGGTGTCGCCCTGTTTCGCGCGACCTTTGTGCTGGGGATGGATGACATCGCCAAACAGGAGCTGCTGACCGAATCCCTCTACCGCATCGGCGATGATGTGGTACTGGACCCTGTCAGCAACTGA